The following is a genomic window from Acidimicrobium ferrooxidans DSM 10331.
GAGAGCCCCTTCCTCGAGCTGTCACCCCTGGCTGGCTATGGGACGGAGTACCGACTCGGTGGCGCCATGGTGCTTGGCATCGGCGTCGTGGAGGGGACCGAGTGCGTCATCGTCGCGAACGACCCATCGGATCTCGGCGGTGCCCTCACGCAGATCAGCGTGCGCAAGCTCCTCCGAGGGCTCGAGATCGCTCGCGCGAATCGGATGCCGCTCATCCAGCTGGTCGAGTCGGCCGGGGGCGACCTGCGGGGCTTCGTACCAGGCGACGATCCGGACGCTGCCCTGCGTCGCAACCTCGAGCACTTCGCCACCTCCGGCCGCATGTTCCACGACATCACCACCCTCTCTGCCGAGGGCATCCCGACGATCGCCGTCGTGTTCGGCTCGTCGACCGCTGGTGGTGCGTACCAACCAGGCCTCTCCGACTACACCATCCTCGTTCGCGACCGCGCGAAGGTGTTCCTCGGCGGCCCGCCGCTCGTGCGCATGGCGACCGGCGAGCTCTCCAGCGACGAGGAGCTCGGCGGCGCCGAGATGCACGCGACGGTGAGCGGCCTCGCCGACTATCTCGCACGAGACGAGCTCGACGCCATCCGCAGCGCACGCAGCGTCGTCGCCCATCTCCAGTGGCGCAAGGCGGGTCCCGGGCCGGTTCGGCGCGATCCTCGACCGCCGCGCTACGACCCCGAGGAGCTCCTCGGGCTCATGCCCATCGATCTGCGCGGCCCGGTCGACATGCGGGCGATCATCGCGCGCATCGTCGACGACAGCCGTTTCGAAGAGTTCAAGCCCTCCTACGGCCCCACGCTCATCACCGGATGGGCCGAGGTGCACGGCTTTGCGGTCGGCATCGTCGCCAACGACGGTGTGCTCCTCTCGGAGGCGTCTGCCAAGGGGGCGCAGTTCATCCAGCTGTGCAACCAGCGCGCGACGCCGCTCGTGTTCTTGCAGCACATCACCGGCTTCATGGTGGGGAGCGACTACGAGCGGTCCGGGATCATCAAGCACGGCAGTCAGCTCATCAACGCGGTCTCGAACTCGACCGTGCCTCACGTGACGATCATCCTCGGTGCGAGCTACGGTGCGGGCAACTACGCCATGAGCGGTCAGGCGTTCGACACGCGGTTCGTGTTCGCGTGGCCGACGGCCCGGATCGCGATCATGGGACCGACCCAGATGGCGGGTGTGATGTCGATCGTACGGCACGAGCAGGCAGCTCGGCGCGGCGTCGAGATCGACGAGGAGGCCGAAGCGGTGCTTCGGTCTCGGGTCGAGGCGTTCGCGCACGCCCAGTCGTTAGCGCTCTACGCGACGGGCCGCGTCGCCGACGACGGCGTGATCGACCCGCGCGACACCCGCGACGTCGTGGGCATGGCGCTCTCTGCGTGTCACAGCGCGCCGGTCATCGGGGCTCGGGGCTACGGAGTGTTCCGCCTATGATCCGCCGCCTGCTCATCGCCAACCGTGGCGAGATCGTCGCTCGGATCGCGCGCACGGCGCGCATGCTCGGTATCTGGACCGTGGGGGTGTACGCGCCGCCCGATCGCTCAGCGCCGTGGCTGGACGCGACCGATGACGTGATCGGGTTGATCGGTGACGGCGTCCAGGAGACCTACCTGAGTGTCGAGGCGCTCCTGCGGGCGGCGCAGCGTGTCGGTGCGGATGCGCTCCACCCTGGCTACGGGTTCTTGTCGGAACATCCGGGCTTTGCCGAAGCCGTGATCGCCGCCGGCCTCACGTGGATCGGGCCGCCACCGGAGGCCATCGCCCTCATGGGCGACAAGGAGCGCGCCAAGGCACACATGGCTCGCGCGGGTGTGCCGACGCTACCGACGTTCGCGCCCGACGACCCGGACGTCGTGCTGCCGGTCCTCGTGAAGCCCACTGCCGGCGGCGGGGGCAAGGGCATGGACGTCGTGCGCGAGCGTGCGGCGCTCGGCGCGGCCATCGACGCTGCTCGACGCACGGCTGCGGGCGCCTTCGGCGACGATCGGGTCTTCCTCGAGCGCTTCGTCGAGGTGGGTCGACACGTCGAGATCCAGGTGGTCGCCGACGGGCACGGGGCAGTGGTGCACTGCTTCGAGCGTGAGTGCTCCATCCAGCGTCGTCACCAGAAGGTGCTCGAGGAGGCGCCCTCGCCGGTCCTCGATGCGGACCTTCGCGAGCGCATGGGGGCAGCGGCGTGCGCGGCCGCTCGCGCGGTCGGCTACCGAGGCGTGGGGACGGTCGAGTTCCTCCTCGAGCCCGACGGGTCGTACTGGTTCCTCGAGATGAACACGCGCCTCCAGGTCGAGCACCCGGTGACCGAAGCCATCACCGGCATCGACCTCGTCGCCGAGCAGCTGCGCATCGCCGAGGGCCGACCGACGTCGCTGCGCCAGGACGGCCTCGGCATCGACGGCCACGCGATCGAGGTCCGCCTCTACGCGGAGGACCCGGCGGCCGGGTTCTTGCCCCAGACCGGCACGCTCGTCGAGTGGGCGCCTGCGGACGAGCCTGGGATCCGGTGGGATTCGGCCGTGGCGACGGGCACCACGGTCGCGATCGAGTACGACCCACTGCTCGCCAAGGTCATCGCGCACGCTCCGACGCGCGACGAGGCTGCCCGTCTGCTCGCTCGAGCCTTGCGCCGTAGCCGGATCCGTGGCGTGACGACGAACCGGGCGTTCCTCGTCGCCCTGCTC
Proteins encoded in this region:
- a CDS encoding carboxyl transferase domain-containing protein, encoding MVELVEQLESLLDQAALGGGAEAHARRAARGLLGVRERVGLLVDPESPFLELSPLAGYGTEYRLGGAMVLGIGVVEGTECVIVANDPSDLGGALTQISVRKLLRGLEIARANRMPLIQLVESAGGDLRGFVPGDDPDAALRRNLEHFATSGRMFHDITTLSAEGIPTIAVVFGSSTAGGAYQPGLSDYTILVRDRAKVFLGGPPLVRMATGELSSDEELGGAEMHATVSGLADYLARDELDAIRSARSVVAHLQWRKAGPGPVRRDPRPPRYDPEELLGLMPIDLRGPVDMRAIIARIVDDSRFEEFKPSYGPTLITGWAEVHGFAVGIVANDGVLLSEASAKGAQFIQLCNQRATPLVFLQHITGFMVGSDYERSGIIKHGSQLINAVSNSTVPHVTIILGASYGAGNYAMSGQAFDTRFVFAWPTARIAIMGPTQMAGVMSIVRHEQAARRGVEIDEEAEAVLRSRVEAFAHAQSLALYATGRVADDGVIDPRDTRDVVGMALSACHSAPVIGARGYGVFRL
- a CDS encoding acetyl/propionyl/methylcrotonyl-CoA carboxylase subunit alpha yields the protein MIRRLLIANRGEIVARIARTARMLGIWTVGVYAPPDRSAPWLDATDDVIGLIGDGVQETYLSVEALLRAAQRVGADALHPGYGFLSEHPGFAEAVIAAGLTWIGPPPEAIALMGDKERAKAHMARAGVPTLPTFAPDDPDVVLPVLVKPTAGGGGKGMDVVRERAALGAAIDAARRTAAGAFGDDRVFLERFVEVGRHVEIQVVADGHGAVVHCFERECSIQRRHQKVLEEAPSPVLDADLRERMGAAACAAARAVGYRGVGTVEFLLEPDGSYWFLEMNTRLQVEHPVTEAITGIDLVAEQLRIAEGRPTSLRQDGLGIDGHAIEVRLYAEDPAAGFLPQTGTLVEWAPADEPGIRWDSAVATGTTVAIEYDPLLAKVIAHAPTRDEAARLLARALRRSRIRGVTTNRAFLVALLEHPEFLAGATTTDFIERTGIAHLAAAHAPLADDALIAASLRARADDRARVELATTLPAGRRLGRLPATARTWRVGDEVRTVALTEDRAGRLWIGDRRLDRVGVEGGWVEWFEREVGCELRRRFHVLRDGDTFYVQGDGVDVRIERVDPFAGPATEPALRGGLEAPMPGRVLSVEVGVGDRVRAGALLAILEAMKMEHHVLAPHDGVIGEVRVAVGEQVDRGDVLVVLEEG